The proteins below come from a single Terriglobales bacterium genomic window:
- a CDS encoding STAS domain-containing protein, giving the protein MSSDAVSSIRRLRFHTTQTGNEIVIRCTGRLTSQYTDELRQEFMRVLPGARRIVLDLTDLRHMDSSGLGTLVRLYVSAKSARCELQLVNLNQRIRDLLGLANLLSLFTACGQYMTKLP; this is encoded by the coding sequence ATGTCTTCCGATGCGGTCTCTTCCATTCGTCGCTTGCGTTTTCACACCACCCAGACCGGAAATGAAATCGTAATTCGCTGCACCGGCCGCCTTACCTCGCAATACACCGACGAGTTGCGCCAAGAGTTCATGCGCGTGCTGCCCGGGGCCCGGCGCATCGTTCTCGACCTCACTGATCTCCGCCACATGGACAGCTCCGGGCTTGGCACCCTGGTGCGTCTGTACGTATCCGCCAAGTCGGCGCGCTGCGAATTGCAACTTGTCAACCTCAACCAGCGCATTCGCGACCTGCTCGGCCTTGCCAACCTGTTGTCGCTGTTCACCGCCTGCGGTCAGTACATGACCAAGCTTCCTTAA
- a CDS encoding prepilin-type N-terminal cleavage/methylation domain-containing protein has protein sequence MRKQKGFSLIELLIVVAIILIIAAIAIPNLLRSRIAANEASAVGSARTINTAEVTFASTYPNHGFATLAHLGPPSSGSVGDTGAGLLDSVLASGTKSGYVFSVVTSGAPSGGGAATIYTVNGDPQNSQTGQRHFFTDQSGVIRFNVSQTASASDSPLQ, from the coding sequence ATGCGCAAACAGAAGGGTTTCTCACTGATCGAATTGCTGATCGTAGTCGCGATCATTTTGATTATCGCCGCGATCGCGATTCCTAACCTGCTGCGTTCGCGAATTGCCGCGAATGAAGCGTCAGCGGTGGGCTCGGCTCGCACCATCAACACCGCGGAAGTCACCTTTGCTTCCACCTATCCGAACCACGGCTTTGCCACCTTGGCTCACCTTGGGCCACCAAGCTCAGGCTCGGTTGGTGATACCGGCGCCGGCTTGCTGGATTCCGTGTTGGCCAGCGGCACCAAGAGCGGCTATGTGTTTTCAGTCGTAACCAGCGGCGCCCCCAGCGGCGGCGGCGCAGCGACGATCTACACCGTCAACGGCGACCCGCAGAACTCGCAGACCGGTCAACGGCACTTCTTCACCGACCAGTCGGGCGTGATTCGCTTCAACGTCAGCCAGACCGCCAGCGCCAGCGACAGCCCGCTGCAGTAG